From a single Sorghum bicolor cultivar BTx623 chromosome 5, Sorghum_bicolor_NCBIv3, whole genome shotgun sequence genomic region:
- the LOC8071998 gene encoding F-box only protein 7, with product METATDSRSGYGLVADTVTGRDRDWSRLPEDLLVSVLGSLHVADTIRSGAVCASWHAAYVAFRRLRLPSPRQPPCLLYASDAVNPGAAVLHCPSTGATLRIPFPLAPLDRRPLLGSGHGWLITADEASDLHLLNPVTGDHVALPPITALHHVERGTDEDGDPAYLVYENLPEYNCSNSRFEVDTEPTILPVDEAHGCMYFRVVLSASPSAGRACVVLLLHMPRGEVSFARLGDDRWTWVAPVSDDDTGLPSRYGYRDAIYSAAHGLFYLLRLDASMYSLELNGPSPVARKVLNYLPNSVNSTKYLVETPAAGDILQVWRKKKYINSLTPVYFPPDYVDDGERGMDPCLEHNTIELQLYKIDLHRQRAELIKSLPEYALFLGFNGSMCLPVKDFPGLEPNCVYMTDDSTEYVNYNKLNRREIVIYYWDSMSGEGQYDSFLQKFVDAGLLLSHICSRHPKAILPAATASTELKKCMAEDPGLAAKWISADDIEDVNPASNTVEKHG from the exons ATGGAAACAGCAACGGACAGCAGATCTGGCTACGGCCTTGTCGCCGACACGGTCACCGGCCGCGACCGCGACTGGTCCCGCTTGCCGGAGGATCTGCTGGTAAGCGTCCTTGGTTCACTGCACGTGGCGGACACCATCCGCTCGGGCGCCGTATGCGCATCGTGGCACGCTGCGTACGTCGCGTTCCGGCGGCTGCGCCTCCCATCGCCGAGGCAGCCGCCCTGTCTGCTCTACGCTTCCGACGCAGTCAACCCCGGCGCCGCTGTTCTACACTGCCCGTCCACCGGCGCCACGCTGCGGATCCCCTTCCCTCTGGCCCCACTCGACCGCCGGCCCCTGCTGGGCTCCGGCCACGGCTGGCTGATCACCGCCGACGAGGCCTCCGACCTGCACCTCCTCAACCCCGTCACCGGCGACCACGTCGCGCTGCCGCCCATCACCGCGCTCCACCACGTCGAGCGCGGCACGGACGAGGATGGCGACCCCGCGTACCTCGTCTACGAGAATCTGCCGGAGTACAATTGCAGCAACAGCCGGTTCGAGGTGGACACGGAGCCCACCATCCTGCCGGTGGACGAGGCGCACGGGTGCATGTACTTCCGCGTCGTGCTCTCGGCCAGCCCGTCCGCGGGCCGCGCCTGCGTCGTGCTGCTCCTGCACATGCCGCGGGGCGAGGTCTCCTTCGCCAGGCTCGGCGACGACCGGTGGACTTGGGTCGCACCGGTCAGCGACGACGACACCGGTCTCCCGTCGAGGTACGGCTACCGTGACGCCATTTACAGTGCCGCTCATGGCTTGTTCTACCTGCTCCGGTTAGATGCCTCCATGTACAGCTTGGAGCTTAACGGGCCTTCGCCGGTGGCACGTAAGGTCCTCAACTACTTGCCGAACTCAGTCAACTCGACCAAATATCTAGTCGAGACGCCGGCCGCCGGTGACATTTTGCAAGTTTGGAGGAAAAAGAAGTACATCAACTCGTTGACGCCGGTGTACTTTCCACCGGACTATGTGGACGACGGCGAAAGGGGTATGGACCCGTGTCTGGAGCACAACACCATTGAGTTGCAGCTGTACAAGATTGACCTGCATCGACAGAGGGCGGAGCTGATCAAGAGCCTGCCGGAATATGCATTGTTTCTTGGCTTCAATGGCTCTATGTGTCTACCGGTAAAGGATTTTCCTGGGTTAGAGCCGAATTGTGTTTACATGACCGACGACTCCACAGAGTATGTGAATTATAACAAGCTTAACCGCCGAGAAATTG TGATATATTACTGGGACTCCATGAGTGGTGAGGGGCAATATGACAGCTTCCTTCAG AAGTTCGTGGATGCTGGTTTGCTATTGTCACACATCTGCAGTAGGCACCCAAAGGCAATCCTGCCGGCCGCCACAGCTTCA ACAGAATTAAAGAAATGCATGGCTGAAGATCCAGGATTAGCTGCTAAGTGGATCAGTGCTGATGATATTGAAGATGTTAATCCTGCCAGCAATACTGTTGAGAAACATGGTTAG